Proteins co-encoded in one Setaria viridis chromosome 9, Setaria_viridis_v4.0, whole genome shotgun sequence genomic window:
- the LOC117866174 gene encoding tubulin-folding cofactor A, which produces MATLRNLKIKTSTCKRIVKELRSYEKEVEKEAAKTANMKENGADPYDLKQQENVLAESRMMVPDCHKRLETALADLKATLAELKEANEQGAEIGEAESTITEVEAVVKPTEE; this is translated from the exons ATGGCCACCCTGAGGAACTTGAAGATCAAGACGTCGACGTGCAAGAGGATCGTCAAGGAGCTGCGCTCGTACGAGAAGGAGGTGGAGAAGGAGGCGGCCAAGACCGCCAACATGAAGGAGAACGGCGCCGATCCTTACGATCTCAAGCAGCAG GAGAATGTTTTAGCTGAGTCGAGGATGATGGTTCCAGACTGCCACAAGCGACTTGAGACTGCTCTGGCAGACTTGAAAGCAACACTG GCTGAACTGAAGGAGGCAAATGAACAAGGTGCTGAGATTGGAGAAGCTGAGAGTACTATCACGGAGGTCGAAGCTGTGGTCAAGCCAACAGAAGAATGA
- the LOC140221331 gene encoding expansin-B11-like, which translates to MASTTSTTVMVAVVVASLVGGAVCGPPKVPPGKNISATCDGKWLDAKATWYGKATGAGPDDNGGACGYKDVNKAPFNSMNACGNSPIFKDGLGCGSCYEIKCDKPAECSGEPVIVHITDMNDEPIAAYHFDLAGTAFGAMAKKGEEEKLRKAGIIDMQFRRVKCKYPADTKIAFHIEKGCNPNYFALLVKYAAGDGDIVAVDIKEKGSDEFVPLKHSWGAIWRIDSPKPIKGPIAVRLTSEGGTKLEQDDVIPEGWKPDTVYTSKLQF; encoded by the coding sequence ATGGCCTcgacgacgtcgacgacggTGATGGTGGCGGTGGTTGTGGCGTCGCTGGTTGGCGGCGCGGTGTGCGGCCCTCCCAAGGTCCCCCCCGGCAAGAACATCTCTGCGACGTGCGACGGCAAGTGGCTGGACGCCAAGGCGACGTGGTACGGCAAGGCGACGGGCGCCGGCCCCGACGACaacggcggcgcgtgcgggtaCAAGGACGTGAACAAGGCCCCCTTCAACAGCATGAACGCGTGCGGCAACTCCCCCATCTTCAAGGACGGCCTCGGCTGCGGCTCCTGCTACGAGATCAAGTGCGACAAGCCCGCCGAGTGCTCCGGCGAGCCCGTCATCGTCCACATCACGGACATGAACGACGAGCCCATCGCCGCCTACCACTTCGACCTCGCCGGCACCGCCTTCGGCGCCATGGCCAAGaagggcgaggaggagaagctgcGCAAGGCCGGCATCATCGACATGCAGTTCCGCCGCGTCAAGTGCAAGTACCCCGCCGACACCAAGATCGCCTTCCACATCGAGAAGGGCTGCAACCCCAACTACTTCGCCCTCCTCGTCAAgtacgccgccggcgacggcgacatcGTCGCCGTCGACATCAAGGAGAAGGGCTCCGACGAGTTCGTGCCCCTCAAGCACTCCTGGGGCGCCATCTGGAGGATCGACAGCCCCAAGCCCATCAAGGGCCCCATCGCCGTCCGTCTCACCAGCGAGGGAGGAACCAAGCTCGAACAGGACGACGTCATCCCAGAAGGATGGAAGCCCGACACCGTCTACACCTCCAAGCTCCAGTTCTAA